CGGCGACCAGACCACCGGCGGCGCCGGGGCTCCACTCACGGCCGACCTGGAGCCAGACGAGCATGAAGCTCCACACCGTGAACTGCGGGATCACCAGCAGCATCGAGACGGCGTGGATCCGGTTCAGGTAGCTGCTCCCCCGGTAGGGGTTGGACGCCGCGACGTCGGTCGGTCGCTGCGGACGCGGCGGGTCCAGGACCCAGAGAGCGCAGGCCAGTGCCGTGGCGGCGGCGAAAGCCGTCGGCAGCACCAGAGCCGCGCCGACGCCGGACTGCGCAGCGACGACCGGTACGGCGACCGCCGCCAGCCCGACCCCGACCGGCTGGGCCATCTGGCGCACGCCCATCGCCGTGCCGCGGCGGCGAGGGGGGAACCAGCCGACCACGACGCGGCCGCTGGCTGAGGACGTGCCGGCCGCAGCAGCCCCCGCGACCAGGAGCAGGAGCCCGAGCAGCACCGTCGAGTCGTGCAGAGCGGCTGCCGCACCGAGGGAAGCCGCGGTCAGGCTCAGGCTGGACACGAGGACGAAGCGCTCGCCGATGGCGTCGACCACGGCGCCCCAAAGGACGAGCGTGAGCATGCTTCCGGCGATCGGCGCAGCGGCGATCCAGCCGGCCTCTCCGAGGCTGAGCCCGCCGTCGTGGAGCGCGGGGATCAGGAACGCCGGGCCGTTCACTGCCGCCGAGGACGCCGACTGACCCAACGTGGAGAGTGCCAGCATCAGCCAGGGGTGCGGGCGCGCGGACACCCTGGAACCGTAGATCTGCTGATCCACGGCGTCCAAATCACGAGACGATTTGTCTCGAATAATGGATAGAGGGTGCGGGCGCGTGATCCGTCGATCCGGGTCGCGTCTTGGCCCAGGGCGCTTTCTGTGCCTCGGGATCTTCGGAGGTCGGATGCGGAACTCACGAGCTCTTGCAGCAGCGTGGTTGGTGGTCGTCAGCGTCGCCGTCATCGGTTCGGACCGGGCGAGCGCGGCAGCCACCCTCCAGGTGTGCCCGAGCGGGTGTGCCTTCACGGCGGTCGCGCCCGCGGTCGCGGCAGCTGCTCCCGGGGACACGGTCCAGATCGCCGCCGGCACCTACAGCACCTTCGGGGTGGTCCTCGACAAGCCGATCACCATCGTCGGCGCGGGAGCTGGTCAGACGATCCTCGACGGTGGCGGGGGCAGTGTCGGGTCGACGCCGGGAGTCTTCCGGATCCTCCCCGGCGCCGCGGCCAAGGGCGTCGGCGCCATCGCCATCTCCGACCTGACGGTGACCAACCCGTCGAAGAACACGACCGCGACGACCTACTTCGGGATCTCCATCGGGATCAAGCAGGTGACGACCGGAATCAGCTCGATCACCCTGACCCGGATGGACATCCAGGGCACCGGGGATCCGAGCCGACCCAGCTACGGCGTGTACGCCGACGCCGGCTACTCCGCGACGCTGGGCGACCGGACGGCGCCGCCGCTGACGATCTCCGACTCCACGATCTCCTCGACCTACTACAACGGCGTCGGCATCGACGGGTACCGCGGCGACGTGACCATCGAGCGCAACGTGCTGACCGAGGGCAGCAGCGGCATCTCGGCCGTGGTCTTCCTCAACGAGTACACGCCGAACCAGATCACGAACCGCGTCGTCGTCCGCGACAACACCAGCAAGGGACGCCTCGTCGCGGTCAAGAACATCGACTACAACGCGGCGCTGGCCGCGATGGGCGGCTACGCCGACGTGACGATCACCGGCAACACGATCACCGACGTCGGTGCGGGCGACTTCGGCATCCTGGTCTCGACGAACTCCGTGGACGGTGCCGTCGCGACGAGGATCGGATCAGCGGTCGTCACCGGGAACACGATCAGCGGCACGGGGGCGGCGACCAGCACGGGCATCAGTATCGCGGGAGCCGTGGTGAGCTCCTGGGTCGCGGACAACGTGGTCACGGCGACCGGGACCGGAATCTCGGTCGTCCCGGTCAAGGGCCAGTACGCCGGCCAGATCTCGATCCTCGGCAACGAGCTCCGCTCGGACGGCACCGGGGTCGCCGGGATCGCTGTACGCGGTGGCGTCGGCGCGGTGATGGCTATGGGCAACGACCTCGTCGGCTGGCAGACCGGTGTGACGGTGGCGCCTGAGGGGACGGCTCGGCCGGGGTCGTTCGATCTGCGCGAGAACCGGATCTTCGGCAACGGGGTCGGCCTGGCCAACTCGACGAACGCGGTCGTCTCTGCCGAGGACGACTGGTGGGGCTGCCAGGACGGACCCAGCGGGACGTCCTCGTACTGCAACGAAGCGATCGGGTCGTTCACTGCTGCGCACTGGATCCGCGTCGCCGTGGCGGCCACCGGGAAAACCCTGGACTCCCAGGGCCGGGTCCCGGTCGCGACCTCGGAGTCGGTCCCGGTCACGATCTCGCTGGTTCGTTCCGACGGCGTCACCGACGAGCCCGTCGGCGCACTTCCGGCCGCGTTCGACGGGTTCCCGGTCGCCTACGACGCGCAGCTCGGGGCCCTGGCCGGCGGGACGACCCTCGGGAGCAGCCACAGCGTCACGGCGACGTACGTCGCGCCGGCGGTCGCCGGGGAGGACCTGACGCACGGGGTCGTCGACCGGGAGAACCTGGCACCGACCGTCACGGGCGAACCGGTGCCGTTGGTCTTCGTGATCACTGCCGACACCACTCCGGACCCGACGCCGACCCCGACTCCCACGGTGGACCCGACCCCGACGCCGACCCCGACGCTCGACCCCACCCCGACGCCTACGCCTACGCCGACGCCTACGCCGACGCTCGAGCCCACCCC
The DNA window shown above is from Marmoricola sp. OAE513 and carries:
- a CDS encoding MFS transporter, translating into MSARPHPWLMLALSTLGQSASSAAVNGPAFLIPALHDGGLSLGEAGWIAAAPIAGSMLTLVLWGAVVDAIGERFVLVSSLSLTAASLGAAAALHDSTVLLGLLLLVAGAAAAGTSSASGRVVVGWFPPRRRGTAMGVRQMAQPVGVGLAAVAVPVVAAQSGVGAALVLPTAFAAATALACALWVLDPPRPQRPTDVAASNPYRGSSYLNRIHAVSMLLVIPQFTVWSFMLVWLQVGREWSPGAAGGLVAVAQVLGAVGRIAAGNLSDRVGSRTRPLRWVAVAAGLTMVSVGVTIRADWAVAVPLIVLASMITVADNGLAFTAVAERAGPFWSGRALGLQNTGQYLTAAAVPPVIGLLIPLWGYGLAFGLTGLFPLLAAPLVPRDETEIGT
- a CDS encoding right-handed parallel beta-helix repeat-containing protein; protein product: MRNSRALAAAWLVVVSVAVIGSDRASAAATLQVCPSGCAFTAVAPAVAAAAPGDTVQIAAGTYSTFGVVLDKPITIVGAGAGQTILDGGGGSVGSTPGVFRILPGAAAKGVGAIAISDLTVTNPSKNTTATTYFGISIGIKQVTTGISSITLTRMDIQGTGDPSRPSYGVYADAGYSATLGDRTAPPLTISDSTISSTYYNGVGIDGYRGDVTIERNVLTEGSSGISAVVFLNEYTPNQITNRVVVRDNTSKGRLVAVKNIDYNAALAAMGGYADVTITGNTITDVGAGDFGILVSTNSVDGAVATRIGSAVVTGNTISGTGAATSTGISIAGAVVSSWVADNVVTATGTGISVVPVKGQYAGQISILGNELRSDGTGVAGIAVRGGVGAVMAMGNDLVGWQTGVTVAPEGTARPGSFDLRENRIFGNGVGLANSTNAVVSAEDDWWGCQDGPSGTSSYCNEAIGSFTAAHWIRVAVAATGKTLDSQGRVPVATSESVPVTISLVRSDGVTDEPVGALPAAFDGFPVAYDAQLGALAGGTTLGSSHSVTATYVAPAVAGEDLTHGVVDRENLAPTVTGEPVPLVFVITADTTPDPTPTPTPTVDPTPTPTPTLDPTPTPTPTPTPTPTLEPTPTPTVDPTPTPTPTDEPTPTPTPTPTDGPTPTPTADPTPTDEPTPTGEPTSTTDPTPTLEPSAQPSITASTVPTADAPSTSPSSAPVPGSANPDDGGGQAGAGPGSVLPGTGTSFPLWVPFAGVGLILLGIIVMRLARSERAEARSGRHR